The Camelina sativa cultivar DH55 chromosome 18, Cs, whole genome shotgun sequence DNA window CTCTTCACTTCTGGAGCAAACCAGCTTGGTGCCTTAAAATCAGCCTTTCCTATCTTCCTGTACATCTCCATCAAATTGGAGTCATGGAAAGGTAGATAGCCAGccaacagaacaaacaaaaccacACCACAAGACCAAATATCCGCTTTTGTGCCATCATAGCCTTTTCGATTGATCACTTCGGGAGCAACATATGCAGGTGTACCACAAGTAGTGTGGAGGAGGCCATCTTGTCGCTTGCAGTCAGCAAGAGCACTCAACCCGAAATCAGATACCTTGAGGTTCTCGTTATCATCTAGCAGCAGATTCTCTGGCTTTATGTCACGATGATACACCTCTCGGCTATGACAAAAATCAACAGCGTTGATAAGCTGATAAAAGTACTTCCAAGCAACATCATCTTTCAACTTCCCTTTAGCAACCTTGTTGAAAAGCTCACCACCTTTACAATACTCCATAACAAAGTAGATCCTTGTTTTCGTTGCCATGACCTCATACAGCTCAACAACATTAGGGTGTCTAGCAATCCTCATAACAGATATCTCACGCTTGATCTGTTCGATAAGCCCAACTTTCATAACTTTTTCCTTGTCGATCATCTTGATAGCAACACTCTGGTTAGTAAGAATACTTCTTCCATAATACACCTTGGCAAAAGTACCTTGACCCAGTAACCTCCCAACATCATATTTATCGGTCAAAACACTTGGCTTATTTTCCATCTAGTCTAATACAAACTTAGCAGACAGCcgataaaagaaagaataaaaacacACTAATTGCTCCAGAGATAGCTCAAAGATTGTGGTAGCTCATGGGTCGTGACCTCATGAGCTCGTGAAACTAATGCCCTAGTGCCAAGAGGACATATCTTCCAACATTTCAGAGTTTCTAAACAAGAGGGTGCTAAATGTATTGACAGAGCGGTATGAATACAACACCTTCACAGAAACTTGGCGGAATCTGAGCCTGTTGAAGTAAATACACAAAAAGCAATGAGATCTCACTTCAACCACCAATCAAGTGTAATAAGAGATGCAAACGTTGCTCACAGAAATGGGAAACGTGCTTTATCGTTTGTTTATATCGAAACGCAAttagatcaaagaagaagagaaagcgaCCACGATTCACTAAACACAAACTCTCAAACCCATAAACAAGAACAGATCANTTACAATACTCCATAACAAAGTAGATCCTTGTTTTCGTTGCCATGACCTCATACAGCTCAACAACATTAGGGTGCCTAGCAATCCTCATAACAGATATCTCACGCTTGATCTGTTCGATAAGCCCAACTTTCATAACTTTTTCCTTGTCGATCATCTTGATAGCAACACTCTGGTTAGTAAGAATACTTCTTCCATAATACACCTTGGCAAAAGTACCTTGACCCAGTAACCTCCCAACATCATATTTATCGGTCAAAACACTTGGCTTATTTTCCATCTAGTCTAATACAAACTTAGCAGACAGCcgataaaagaaagaataaaaacacACTAATTGCTCCAGAGATAGCTCAAAGATTGTGGTAGCTCATGGGTCGTGACCTCATGAGCTCGTGAAACTAATGCCCTAGTGCCAAGAGGACATATCTTCCAACATTTCAGAGTTTCTAAACAAGAGGGTGCTAAATGTATTGACAGAGCGGTATGAATACAACACCTTCACAGAAACTTGGCGGAATCTGAGCCTGTTGAAGTAAATACACAAAAAGCAATGAGATCTCACTTCAACCACCAATCAAGTGTAATAAGAGATGCAAACGTTGCTCACAGAAATGGGAAACGTGCTTTATCGTTTGTTTATATCGAAACGCAAttagatcaaagaagaagagaaagcgaCCACGATTCACTAAACACAAACTCTCAAACCCATAAACAAGAACAGATCATTCAAGTTATATCATTCCTTCACCCATTATTAAGAACACGAAGCATAGATCGctaatcagaaagaaagaaaaaaccctaaaatttaaACATGTAATCGAAAATTCGCACGGAGAAAACAATACATAAGTAATTCCCAAACACATAtgatcaaaaaaggaaaaaaaacaaaaaagaaaaacaatcacCGGTGAAGAAAGAGAGGATTCTGGAAACGATTCGGAGATCTCGATCGAATACgcgcagatctctctctctctctctctctctataccCAACCCCGTAAGTTACCTTACCAACGAGCCCTTCTCTTGCTTATttctttctgtgtttttttttctttttaccaaaaaaaaaaaaaaaggNNNNNNNNagaagaagaagaagaagagatgaaatcgAAGTTAAAACGTTATTGGCGGTCCACGCACacatcagcaaaaaaaaaacaaatacaaataaattagatttttttattaagaagaagagagcagaGGGCCACTTGTTCCTCTGTGTCTTTGTCCACCTTATGTCTTTTTTACACTTGTCCTCTCATTCGCCTACTCACTTTTCATCCAACGGCTCTCCTTTTTccacccgttttttttaatcactcaTACGGTTTCTTTCTTATGCTTGATTGGTTCAATAACATTTGTCACAATTTCGTAGCATAATGTTTAGAACAAATCAGCTATGTATACacagttgatttttttttttttttttttttttttttttttttNTTGAATAGTAGTAATATTATAGAGCCAAACGTAAATGGAAAAACTGCATCGCCACAAACTTTTATTCGGCTATATCTATATTGCTTATATGTTTATTCAGATGTATATTTTTAACAGTTGacgaagaagatgcatataattaaaaaggaaaaacagtTGACGAAGAGATGGTTGTTGGGTCTAATGGCCTTCATATTAGTAAAGATTTAATTGGGCCTCCGACAATTATTGCGAATCTGACCATTGGATCCGGTTAATGGGCTGATGTCACCCATCTTAACCATGGCCCTAGCAAAGTCGCGGTAGAATGCTCTGATACTGTGGCTGTATGTTACGACTAGCGAGTCGGTGGCACCGTTGTTGAACAGAACCTGGTCTGATGTAAGCAACCCCTTGTTGCCGAGAAGCTGCTTGTAGTAGCTGTGGTCGAACATTTTAGGAGAGCGGATATCAAGGTCGGCTACCTTGGTATCTCCAGAGCCATTGGCGGCAGGGCACCTCTCCCTTCTTGACATGGCAAATGAGGGGTTGATGTTACTTTCGTTGTATATACGATTTCTGAACGTGGAACACTTCGCTTTCCCAATGGTGTGAGCACCAGAAAGGGCTACCATGTCACGTGTGGACAAACCTTGAGCTTCAAACCTGTTGATGAGGTTGCTCAGGGTACTGATCGGAGAAGGGATGACGCCAGAGTTAGCCGCCGCAAAGTTCGCCGTCGTAGAGTCTCGTCTACCAAGTTTCACACTCCACCCAGGGCCACCCAACTGCTTAGTCATATTAGTTAAGAGGTATTAAGGATTGAGACTAGTGAGACAAAAAGCACATAGTTATTTGAGAAGGCCTTTGATATTTATTCTCACAAAAAATGATGAAATAATGTACAATATCTATATAGTTCTACAGTGCATGCATCTAATTATGGTATATGGCTCCTCAAACCATCTAGATTAGTCCATATAGGAGTATCATTAAACCATTTTTAgtgtattatttaatatatatatagttatatcctttaatttagtttgtaactataataatcatatagtattttaaattatcaatattaaagttttaaattacctacaattttattattttgttcaattGTTTCATATGTTTGCTTGTATTTTGCTTATATGTTTGAGCAAACATATGAgcaaaatacagtaaaacctctataaattaatactttataaattaataaacactagaaattaattaattactcaaGTCGGACCAGtgtataaaataacataatttgataagataataagataatacttttttcaaaaaaatccctatgtaaaatatggtctcagtaatattataaattaataatcatgtaattatatatatatatgctgatataataatgtatgctttaaaattttgattttttctaagagctcatatctataaaacaattgtcaTATTGTATTTCCacctataatgatataaaaaaacTCTATAACATGTCACAAAATAGctaattttttaagttttctaatatttaaatatgcatcattttcattttgatagttttataagctattaaaatacaataattgatattattatccataaattttaactttatatatgtcAGGTATATAAGTGATATTGTTTATAGTATCTGTAATTTAtggtcaataatgttttctaaatgtgaaaaattcaattctaaaacaataaatttataaaatcagaaaatgtAATCTTCTTTTGCTAAAATAGTCTcaactaataatttttaagaatttaaataattaaaatatatatctataattaattattaatttaatattataaaatactatatattaatttatttataaattaatatcactataaattaataaaatgtcatggtACATgacattaataattttagaggttttactgtacaagCAAACACATATGAAACAattgacaaaacaaattattttcttaataattacAATGAACTGATAGAGTTTTTAGTAAAAGCAGTGTGtgacaacattaaaaaaattgtttttgaatCTTCACTTTCACTATCTTTTTGGACCGGTTTTTAGATGAATGCaatctacatatataatatatatggcGAGAGTAAAAAGGTGGAAATATGCTAACTAGGAGAACGGAGTCACGAGCGGCTATGGCAAGAAGGTCAGCACATGAGACGATGCCAGGGCAAAGACTCTCAACGGTTGACTTGATTTTGTCGATCACCTCGAATCCCCTAACAGAGTTGTTGCTAGGTCCAGCCGTTTTCTCTCCGAGAAATGACGGTGTGTCATCCAATAAAATAGATCCATCACAGCCCTGTCAAATCATTTTCTTAGCATTTACTTACAGTATTTGTAGGAGTAATTCATGGGAACATGCTAAGCATGCTTcctttttaattcaaaaaaatataagaaaacaactTACGTTGACGAAACAGTCGTGGAAAAATAATCGGAGGAGAGAAGCGCCCATGCGAGGCTCTCTGGCCACCGCCCGACGCAGCACCCGTCTCACGACATAGAACAGCGTGGGACAGCTCTCCTTGTAATAGTCACTGTTCAGCTGAGACCCCAACATCATTATCAACATCAAAAACACCATCTTTAACATACTTATCTGGTTATTGTACTCcattctatatatttgttttttgtttccttttttactcGATATAGCTACGAGTTGTCTGAGCCGATGAAGCACTCATGAGACCTGATGAGGGCTTTACTTTATAGAGGGTATATATAACTTACTTGCACGTAGGTAGTTTTTGTTCACGAAGAAAAGTTTCTTCTCGAATGTCCACTATATTACTGGGTCATGATCCTTACGCCACCTTTACCAAATTCATGTTTAATTTACATTCCCCTTTTTTCAgctcattttccttttttttttatctaactaATCATACCTTGTTATGTAAATTAAAACTCTAATATTAGTATATCATTATATAACACGTTTGAatctgaacatatatatattattaaacttcATATATCACTAGCCGCCATATCAAGATTAgcgatatatataatataattagcacagtaatgtacattattattttagtatttgttttgaaCTAATAGATATAGGACTCTAATCATAATTATTCatagttgacaaaaaatggACACTAATTTTATCAGCTTCACACAGCTTCTCGATTATAATTTGAAAGCACATGATATCAGAAGAGTAACACAGACAGATCACACACCATCCAATTTGAACCCAAACTGATTCCATCCAAAGTTTTCTACTTCAAATTTGATCAGTTATATCTTAGGTCTCATTTTATTTCCGAGGTAAGATTTCTAATATGTTTCTTAATTAAGATGATAATGGATCACATCGACTTTGGATCAGAACAATTTATGGtaattaatatcaatttttgGTAAGTTGATGAGATCCCTAAAAGAAGTTGTAGAATAATTTTACTAAACACCATAAATATGAAGTtacaaaatacaataattagCTAAACgtataaatattatacattCAAAAATATCTACAATGTCTTCTCGGTCTTTCTACAATGTTGACCGACATCGGTTGTTTTGTGATTCCACTCGATCGATATCGGTCGTTCATTTCTCAAGTACATTTTGTTTCCTACAAATAAACTGTGGACGTAACCGATGGAGAGAATGTGAGGGCAGAGAGGTCATATCATTTGGAGAGGATGAGTTAGGCAGAAGCAGCTGTCCTTCCATCCATGCATCCACGACATTCTCAGCCCTTCAACTTTTTATTCTTAATATAAATTGatagttataaattaaaaaagtcttAGGATTAGTTTGTTCAGAATAAAAATCTTTGTTCACAGCTACTTTTATCTCTACAAATTGTTACTCCTATTAGTACTTGCTCCTGTCGCAAAATATATTACTcctattaaaagaaataaagtatTTAAACTACTcctattaaaagaaataaaacagcatgttgaaggaaaaagaaaaaaaaactgcatGTTCGTATCAATAAATAAAGACATACTAATGGATATAGAGTCAATAATATCCAAACTTGCATGTTCTATGAAACGCATAATGATAAAAGTTCAACGTATACCCATATATCAACCTATGAAGAATAACAAACATTacagaacaaaataatataatcaaaaaaaataataaataataaaattaccaaaattcatatgactatatgaggatcattttcttgttcttgttcttgttctatGGCTGGACTTTGATTTttgaatcatatcatataaaaaaaattctttcattACTTTGAGGtggtaaattttgatttttatctaTTCAAAGCCATAGATAATTTTAAGTAAATGATGTAAGTTTATGTCAATATATTAGAATATCAATGgaacttaattattttagttttcataaatttagtttgGAGAAACATAAGTTTTGGTTctaaaattttcgtttttaaaagctacttttttttttctcttaaatgtatttaattttataaataattgtcCAATGGGCTATTTCCGGATTTAGGTCCAATACAATCTCATTGGGCCTAAACCACATACATCAAACCAAGCAAAATCGTAAATCAAAATTGAACCGGGTTTATTCACGAACGGAATCAAACCGGTCGCTCTTTTACCCTAATCCCCAACTGAAGAACTCAGTTGAAGTTGTCGTCCATAATATTGCGGATGCTCATCGAAACAGGATCTCCGGTGAGTCTGGATGACGTAAGtcaaacggagatggtgatccaagatccgttGCCATCCCACCACCATAGAGCAgctttgaggaggaagaagagagccAAGCTTCTATTGTCGAAGAGATACATGCTCATATGTGAGAGAGAAAGGCAGTAGGGAGTAGATCTGAAAccttcgacggtggcttagctccTCCTAGCCGTAGAATCTCCAATCTTCAGATCTAACCACCTTCCTCTCTCGATCCTTGCTGTGAATCTCTCTCTTCTACTCCACGTTGCAGCATCGCCGATAGAGTTCTTACTATTGGTGTGTCGAGGAAAACTTCTCCCTTCCACTTCTCCCTTGATTTTGATCAGATAGCTTTACCTTGTTGATGTAGCAGTTAACGGGTGAAGCACCATGAGCCTTGGGGCTCTCTTCATCACTGGAATCGACGGAGAACCCCCAACGACAGTGTAAGAATttgtgatcaaaagaaaaaaaagtttgggaGAGAAAATACTCGCGAGTGAGATTCACACGCCTGTAATTCTGTCTCTGTTAAGAAGAAaaggttaatttttttaaaagctaGTTCTATCATTAAAATTGTAAACATAAGTTTAACTTAAATGTTTTTGAGGAGTAATGGGAAGAAGAAATGTGATAATACACTAATAAGAATTATGAACATTTAATATACTAGTGATTACAATTATATTGTTAGAAAAAGTCAAGTGGCAGAAAAAACACACGACTGCATACATTATCTCTTTATTATTTTGAGTTAACaataatacattattttttaattttgataaaaattctaaaacatcgTAATTCTAATAGAGGGAATATTGTACTTACCAACCCCAGAAATCAAAAGATGTCTAACACCAGCCGCCTTTAAATTAAGCGTTAGAATGGAcagtaatatataatatatttacccTAACGAGTAATTTATCATGACTTTAACTGCTACAATTTATAAGTTTGATCGTTTGCGGCTGCCACACCCACCAACGGAGATAGAAATACTGATTATAGTGCAACTCTATGACATATTGACATgatttatgatatatatgaacTATATGAAGACCATGTTGTTTTGAGAAAGTTTATCAGCCGAGAAACTAGCTAgaagactaaaaacaaataagattATCGTTGATATTTACAGTggacaaaaacaataaacaactTACTACAAACAACTCAAATCCAAGATAAACACCTCAATTTCTTCTGACTAAGTCACAGAAGAAAAAAGGATACTCTGGTGTTTGGTTTGCCGAAAATCAAAGTAAGAAGTTGAATTTTCAAAGGttgtagattttgtttttaaagtgaTAGTGAGAGGTTAACAAACAAACTATTGTTAGGTGGAATTGTCTATTACTTACAGTGAGGGGCtctacaatttttttcattctttctccCGACCTAGTTGGCCCAAATTAGTTGGGTTTCCGACAATTTTTCCGGATCTCACCATGGGATCTAGTTAAGGGGCCGATATCGCCCATCTTGATGATCACACTAATAAAGTTCCGATAGAAAGCATGTCGACTCCGACTGTAAGATAGGACGATGGTGTACGTTGAACCACTGTTAAACAGGACTTGGTCCGATGTGAGAAGTAGCTGCATGAAGTAACTACTATCAAAACTTCCTGGAGAGCCGAGATCAAGAGGATGTGtagtttttagaatattattctATATAGCTACATTCTTTAATTTAGTTTGcaattataacaattatatagttttttaaatcatcaatattaaagttttaaacttacattattttatcaattgtttcatatgttttgcttgtatttttacttgttttttacTTGGATTTCGTTAAATTTAAGCAAATAATAAGCAAAGAACAAGCAAACATATGAAACAAttgacaaaacattttttttaataatcataatGAATTGATAGAGTTTTAGTAAAAGCAGTCTGTGACAAcattaagaaaattgttttagaaTCTTCACTATCTTTGGACCggcttgattttgtttttaaagtgaTAGTGAGAGGTtaacaaacaaactatatattattaggTGGAGTTACTTGTCTATCACTTACTGTGAAGGGCTCCTTTTCATTCTTTCTCCCAATCACCTAAATTACATTTGATGTATTTAAACTTTCTGAAAACATAATTAAGGtcccaatttatattttttttttcttgaaatagttttacaaaataaaatcagagAGATTCAAAAGTTCCACTTGCACATGTTTTCAAACTAGTGGTTACATACACGAGAGCTTAGACCATTTTAAATCATGTGAAGACCATGTGTAATAGCTAGATGATCAATCCAAAAATAGCTAGACGATTAACTTTCCAGTTTCCACTAGTTCTATTTTTCTCTCCTTTTAGAATATGCTTCATTATATAACCTCCtattattttactttcaaaaattatatgatCTACAAATCATACCTTTGTATTACTTTTTATGCATTTTAATtgaaagccttttaacaaaaaaaaaaaaagaccatgTGTAATAAATTGTTAAACATTATAGTTGATGTATTTAAACTTTctgaaaacatataattaaggCCCCAAGtattataagttttttcttgaaattgttttacaaaataaaatcagagatattcaaaagtttacatgttttaaaaattagtggccataatatatatgtaaaaaaatagagtttacCAATACGACTGAGTCGCGTGCAGCGACCTCGCTTGGGCAAAATAGCTTCAACTTCTGTCTTGATCCTGTCAATGACTTCACATCCTCGAAGAGTGTTGTTGTTGGGGCCGGCAGATTTTTCTCCGACAAACGTGCTAGTGTCATCGAGTAAAACTAATGCATCACACCcctgcaatttttgtttaaatgtaCAAAgatgttaatattttataaacggTGGATCTAATTCATTGAAACATAAATGCtgctttaaactttgttttattggtaAGGAAGttttaatggaaaggtaaatttttcatattttttttaaccaatttttttttattttgtcatttttcaGTTTGTAAtaagtaagattaatatgttatcccaaaaaaaatgtaagattaatTTATGTGTATTCTCTTtctaataatgtattttaaaatttattatagtatttttagattgttttatttaatatatatcttcatttttgatttgagattcatatactccctccgtttcaaaatgtaggatgttttaacaaaagcacacaaattaaaaaatgtttactttttaaaagttcaaccaatcataaacaatactgcataTGAAATAATATTAACTTAACCAAAatgttgcatagaaacttgaaaacatcctatattatgaaacaaaaaatctctctaaaacgtcctatattatgaaacggaggaagtattactgtgcttataattttgttatttctttaattatgtcaaatgaattttcttctaatttctcaactttgattggttggtcacaaatatttttttatacaaacataatttttaccattcattcaatcccaagcGAAGATAAAGAGTAAAACcttatcaacctaatggttagataaaatagactaatcaaacacaagcttacaacaaacatagatagataaatTAAAGACATAAACCgtttttgatagatccataggagctcgaagacaaaggctacatcatgatgtgtcaaagacTCTTCCaagaatacattgagaaatttaatattagttactatcaaaagattttgtgacgttggaaaatggcttttagtttcattggttgtcggagcatgCGACTTTGAGATAGCTATAAGACGTGAACATATTCTCTCCACATATGAGGatggcagagccgaggttctctccatggtggaggaggtttgaCGCATGCAAgattatctctccaagggaggaaggtggaccCAAGATTCTTTTTATGGTGGAGGAATGTGAACACAAGATTCTTTCCATAAAGGAGGAGGACggaaccgaggttctctccatggttggtcatacactattgtgatgaaaaatatttttctaggtggtgataaagaatatatttgtagcATATAGTGTACTtatgtgtaaaaaatacacttttaatggtaacataaatcaaaaatttgtaaatggatataaatcagtgtactatagcaaaacaaaatttaaaaataaccTACAACAAATCTtaacatatttttgttaaattaaattttatttataaaactttaaaactcGTACATCGGGCACGTCCTGGATATctgtaaactttttttaattataggtATCTCAAGCTCAAGAGACTATAGAGTTCTTTTGGTATATTGAGAGTGtgtaaactttttatttttctcgcTTTGTAAACGTTCATCATGAATATACGGTAACAAAACTAATGATGTCATGATGATATACCTCAACTCAAAACGTTAATAATTGAATTGATCGTAAGATTTCAAATGTGATTATTTAAACGCGATTTGTTAAATAAGTATCGATATTGTTAAAGAAGTATCGATATTGTTAGTAGAACTACTTGGGCCGTAAGTAATTGGGCCTGGCTCAGCGAATCCAAGACCAATCAGCTAAGCTCTCTACCACGGCGACGACCGTACCGCCACCGCTCCCTCCTTTGCTAGACCGCTaagacctctctctctctctctctctctctctctctctctctctctctccgcgTTATTCCTCTACAACGCAGTCGTCTAGACTAGGACGAGATGGCCCAAAGGAGATTCTGCAAGGAGCAAGGCTCGACCTTCCAGCAGAAGGTGAATATTCCTTCAATCGCTCCTCGCGATTTTATCTTTTCGAGTCTATGCTTCGTTGGGTTCGGTACTGAAATTGAGCTTTC harbors:
- the LOC104761938 gene encoding peroxidase 67-like yields the protein MEYNNQISMLKMVFLMLIMMLGSQLNSDYYKESCPTLFYVVRRVLRRAVAREPRMGASLLRLFFHDCFVNGCDGSILLDDTPSFLGEKTAGPSNNSVRGFEVIDKIKSTVESLCPGIVSCADLLAIAARDSVLLLGGPGWSVKLGRRDSTTANFAAANSGVIPSPISTLSNLINRFEAQGLSTRDMVALSGAHTIGKAKCSTFRNRIYNESNINPSFAMSRRERCPAANGSGDTKVADLDIRSPKMFDHSYYKQLLGNKGLLTSDQVLFNNGATDSLVVTYSHSIRAFYRDFARAMVKMGDISPLTGSNGQIRNNCRRPN